From Salinirubellus salinus, the proteins below share one genomic window:
- a CDS encoding Lrp/AsnC family transcriptional regulator produces the protein MTDDTVDEVDRAILHALQDDARNLSSEEIAERAGIAGSTVRKRIRRLEERGVVKGYDAAVDYARSGYPLRMLLFCTAAIPERGEMVPRILDIEGVVSVQELVTGEENLLVTAVGETDADITPVAQRLLDMGLTVSDEVLVRSHETTPFSGFVAGTGDEDESEDAAEGEGD, from the coding sequence ATGACCGACGACACCGTCGACGAGGTGGACCGCGCCATCCTCCACGCCCTGCAGGACGACGCACGGAACCTCTCCTCCGAGGAGATCGCCGAGCGGGCCGGCATCGCGGGCAGCACGGTCCGCAAGCGCATCCGCCGGCTCGAGGAGCGTGGCGTCGTCAAGGGGTACGACGCCGCCGTCGACTACGCCCGCTCTGGCTACCCGCTCCGGATGCTCCTGTTCTGTACCGCCGCCATCCCCGAACGGGGCGAGATGGTGCCGCGCATCCTCGACATCGAGGGGGTCGTCTCCGTGCAGGAACTCGTCACCGGCGAGGAGAACCTCCTCGTGACCGCCGTGGGTGAGACGGACGCCGACATCACCCCGGTCGCCCAGCGACTGCTGGACATGGGGCTGACCGTCAGCGACGAGGTGCTGGTTCGAAGCCACGAGACCACCCCATTCAGCGGGTTCGTGGCAGGGACGGGCGACGAGGACGAGAGCGAGGACGCGGCCGAGGGGGAGGGCGACTGA
- a CDS encoding proton-conducting transporter transmembrane domain-containing protein, whose product MTGETGTKTVGELPSASGTTSLVPAVLTRVVWGLWLLSLVAVAARLTGGGRWEVPGVFAVDGLTLLMWSVVTFFAGVVLSYSRRYLAGDRHETRFFVRVGAFTLAVLVLVAADHLLLFLGAWVAMGLVMAGLVGHVADWEQAQAARRLARNYFLAGGASLAVALGTLWATTGATTVSEVAAAAAGASGGVWSLVGLTLLLAAMVQSALAPFHTWLLSSMTAPTPASALMHAGFVNAGGILLTRFAPVVTVDPSVLLLVVLVGAASALLGKFLKSVAADVKRQLGCSTMGQMGFMMLQAGLGFFGAAITHLVLHGFYKAYLFLAAGERVERTAPAARGEPARTGPVGWLVTGLAALAGGAIFVLLTGKGTSLDGGLLLTLLVVLTTLHATRDLVRRTSLPARLRYGAVPLVFLPAVALYAGVYVGVTGLLSDLPVVTAPVVLTPLHWLVVGAFVLAYALAETGVYRRSTRLYVALLNLGQPAPGTLAAGTEVADD is encoded by the coding sequence ATGACAGGTGAGACAGGGACGAAGACGGTCGGCGAGTTGCCGAGCGCGTCGGGGACGACGTCGCTCGTACCGGCGGTCCTCACGCGCGTCGTGTGGGGACTGTGGCTACTGAGCCTCGTGGCGGTGGCCGCGCGACTCACCGGCGGGGGGCGGTGGGAGGTGCCCGGCGTGTTCGCCGTCGACGGCCTGACGCTCCTCATGTGGAGCGTCGTAACGTTCTTCGCGGGCGTCGTCCTCAGCTACTCGCGGCGCTACCTCGCCGGTGACCGCCACGAGACGCGCTTCTTCGTGCGTGTGGGCGCGTTCACACTGGCCGTGCTGGTGCTGGTGGCGGCCGACCACCTGCTGCTGTTCCTCGGCGCGTGGGTGGCGATGGGGCTGGTCATGGCCGGCCTCGTCGGCCACGTCGCCGACTGGGAGCAGGCGCAGGCGGCCCGCCGCCTCGCGCGGAACTACTTCCTCGCCGGCGGCGCGTCGCTGGCCGTCGCGCTCGGGACGCTCTGGGCGACGACGGGCGCCACGACCGTCTCGGAGGTCGCGGCGGCCGCCGCGGGCGCCTCGGGTGGCGTCTGGTCGCTCGTCGGCCTGACGCTCCTGCTGGCGGCGATGGTCCAGTCCGCGCTGGCGCCGTTCCACACGTGGCTGCTCTCGTCGATGACCGCGCCGACGCCGGCGTCGGCGCTCATGCACGCCGGCTTCGTCAACGCCGGCGGCATCCTGCTGACCCGGTTCGCCCCCGTCGTCACCGTGGACCCGAGCGTGCTGCTGCTCGTGGTGCTCGTCGGGGCGGCCAGCGCGCTGCTCGGGAAGTTCCTGAAGTCGGTGGCCGCCGACGTCAAGCGCCAGCTCGGCTGCTCGACGATGGGGCAGATGGGGTTCATGATGCTGCAGGCCGGGCTCGGCTTCTTCGGCGCGGCCATCACCCACCTCGTCCTCCACGGGTTCTACAAGGCGTACCTCTTCCTCGCCGCCGGCGAGCGGGTCGAACGGACCGCCCCGGCAGCCCGCGGGGAGCCGGCCCGTACCGGCCCCGTCGGATGGCTGGTGACCGGTCTCGCGGCGCTGGCCGGCGGCGCCATCTTCGTCCTCCTCACGGGCAAGGGAACGAGCCTCGACGGTGGTCTCCTGCTGACGCTGCTGGTCGTGCTGACGACGCTCCACGCGACCCGCGATCTCGTGCGCCGGACCTCGCTCCCCGCACGGCTCCGCTACGGCGCGGTGCCGCTGGTGTTCCTGCCCGCAGTGGCGCTCTACGCGGGCGTCTACGTCGGCGTCACCGGGCTGCTGTCCGACCTGCCGGTCGTCACGGCACCGGTCGTCCTGACGCCGCTGCACTGGCTCGTCGTGGGCGCGTTCGTCCTCGCCTACGCCCTCGCCGAGACCGGCGTCTACCGCCGGAGCACGCGGCTCTACGTCGCGCTCCTGAACCTCGGCCAGCCGGCGCCGGGAACGCTCGCCGCGGGCACGGAGGTGGCCGATGACTGA
- a CDS encoding DUF2309 domain-containing protein: protein MTETGTDVVRTAVDRAAQSVAPVWPLHSFVTANPLAGFEDRPFDEAVRAGSALFGGRGYPSAETFRRAWAADLIAEGHLREQLSAAGIEERDPETLLERLSAAEAETATRPTDEATARVDRLLTKWLAVFLDEGKADWPMPNREDGFYAAFRAVVRYDRAIPDRATLADLPDDPEAAVERVLAGHPADCWPEILETHLTALPGWTGLMKHRAEAGEVWQRAAPVTLTEYLAVRLTLVDLCGAPVDPEVGTATDDDGEWALADAWLAAWEATYREELVGALTEASAALDGEATADGGRPDAQLAFCIDTRSEVFRRHLEAAGDYETLGYAGFFGVPMRFRGYDDAVSAAACPPILDPGHNVEDRPVDGHEAERAAHDRWTSLRSAASGLFETLKSNAATAFSFVESAGSGYGLALAARTLRPRESADAAERAVGSPDTHEFCEPTVAHDPDAETGDDLPLGMTHEEQVEYAAGAFDLMGVETFARLVCFVGHAGETANNPFESSLDCGACAGNPGGPNARVLAAICNDESVRASLAERGIEVPDDTVFVAGQHNTTTDEVTLFDGPVSESHAADLASLRESLATARRGAAAERVADMGLDREDALAETERRAADWAETRPEWGLAGNAAFVVGPRELTADLDLDGRSFLHSYDWRTDDDGSALEAIVGGPMVVTQWINSQYYFASVDPDVYGSGSKVTHNPVGNVGVYRGNGGDLATGLPLQSVRATDDDPYHQPLRLSVVIHTPVDRVTDVLASQSNVASLLDEGWLSLTVVDPTREHRAFTYDGDLTWEPAVRVEATPTAADGGNEVGVESDD, encoded by the coding sequence ATGACTGAGACCGGCACCGACGTCGTCCGCACGGCCGTCGACCGCGCGGCCCAGTCGGTCGCGCCCGTCTGGCCGCTCCACTCGTTCGTGACCGCGAACCCGCTCGCCGGGTTCGAGGACCGCCCGTTCGACGAGGCGGTCCGCGCGGGTTCGGCGCTGTTCGGCGGCCGCGGCTACCCCTCGGCCGAGACGTTCCGCCGTGCGTGGGCGGCCGACCTGATAGCCGAGGGACACCTCCGCGAGCAGCTGTCGGCCGCCGGTATCGAGGAGCGGGACCCCGAGACGCTCCTCGAGCGCCTCTCGGCCGCGGAGGCAGAGACCGCGACCCGGCCGACCGACGAGGCGACGGCTCGCGTCGACCGCCTGCTGACGAAGTGGCTGGCCGTCTTCCTCGACGAGGGGAAGGCCGACTGGCCGATGCCGAACCGCGAGGACGGGTTCTACGCCGCGTTCCGTGCCGTCGTACGGTACGACCGGGCGATACCGGACCGCGCGACGCTCGCCGACCTGCCCGACGACCCCGAGGCGGCCGTCGAGCGCGTGCTGGCCGGCCACCCGGCGGACTGCTGGCCCGAGATCCTCGAGACACACCTGACCGCCCTCCCTGGCTGGACCGGCCTGATGAAGCACCGCGCCGAGGCGGGCGAGGTGTGGCAGCGGGCCGCACCAGTCACCCTGACCGAGTACCTCGCGGTCCGCCTGACGCTGGTCGACCTGTGCGGGGCGCCGGTCGACCCGGAGGTGGGCACCGCGACCGACGACGACGGTGAGTGGGCGCTCGCCGACGCGTGGCTCGCGGCGTGGGAGGCGACCTACCGCGAGGAACTGGTGGGCGCGCTGACCGAGGCGAGCGCCGCGCTCGACGGCGAGGCGACGGCCGACGGCGGCCGCCCGGACGCCCAACTCGCGTTCTGTATCGACACGCGTTCGGAGGTGTTCCGCCGCCACCTGGAGGCCGCGGGCGACTACGAGACGCTCGGCTACGCCGGCTTCTTCGGCGTGCCGATGCGGTTCCGCGGCTACGACGACGCGGTCTCGGCGGCCGCCTGCCCGCCCATCCTCGACCCGGGCCACAACGTCGAGGACCGCCCGGTCGACGGCCACGAGGCCGAGCGGGCGGCCCACGACCGCTGGACGTCGCTCCGCTCGGCCGCGAGCGGCCTGTTCGAGACGCTCAAGTCCAACGCAGCGACCGCGTTCAGTTTCGTCGAGAGCGCCGGGAGCGGCTACGGACTCGCGCTGGCGGCTCGCACCCTCCGCCCGCGCGAGTCGGCCGACGCCGCCGAGCGGGCCGTCGGATCGCCCGACACCCACGAGTTCTGCGAGCCGACGGTCGCGCACGACCCGGACGCCGAGACGGGCGACGACCTCCCGCTCGGCATGACCCACGAGGAGCAGGTCGAGTACGCCGCCGGTGCGTTCGACCTGATGGGCGTCGAGACGTTCGCCCGCCTCGTCTGCTTCGTCGGGCACGCCGGCGAGACGGCGAACAATCCGTTCGAGTCGAGTCTCGACTGCGGGGCCTGCGCCGGCAACCCCGGCGGCCCGAACGCCCGCGTCCTCGCGGCCATCTGTAACGACGAGTCGGTCCGCGCGTCGCTGGCCGAGCGCGGCATCGAGGTCCCCGACGACACCGTGTTCGTCGCCGGGCAGCACAACACCACGACCGACGAGGTGACGCTGTTCGACGGCCCGGTGTCCGAGAGCCACGCCGCGGACCTCGCGTCGCTCCGCGAGTCGCTGGCGACGGCCCGCCGCGGCGCGGCCGCCGAGCGCGTGGCCGACATGGGACTCGACCGCGAGGACGCCCTCGCCGAGACCGAGCGCCGGGCGGCCGACTGGGCCGAGACCCGCCCCGAGTGGGGGCTGGCCGGCAACGCCGCGTTCGTCGTCGGGCCGCGCGAGCTGACCGCGGACCTCGACCTCGACGGTCGCTCGTTCCTCCACTCGTACGACTGGCGGACCGACGACGACGGGAGCGCCCTCGAGGCCATCGTCGGCGGGCCGATGGTCGTGACCCAGTGGATCAACAGCCAGTACTACTTCGCCAGCGTCGACCCCGACGTCTACGGCAGCGGGTCGAAGGTGACCCACAACCCGGTCGGCAACGTCGGCGTCTACCGCGGCAACGGCGGCGACCTCGCGACGGGCCTGCCGCTCCAGTCGGTCCGTGCGACCGACGACGACCCCTATCACCAGCCGCTCCGGCTGTCGGTCGTCATCCACACCCCGGTCGACCGCGTGACCGACGTGCTGGCGTCCCAGTCGAACGTCGCCAGCCTGCTCGACGAGGGCTGGCTCTCGTTGACCGTGGTCGACCCGACCCGCGAGCACCGCGCGTTCACCTACGACGGCGACCTGACGTGGGAGCCGGCGGTCCGCGTCGAGGCGACGCCGACGGCGGCCGACGGCGGGAACGAGGTCGGCGTCGAGAGCGACGACTGA
- a CDS encoding PAS domain-containing protein yields MQSIRERLLGTLDSDPSTFRERAVRIDGHRTAGTGAVPAFDSVDGSGVPGWADLLERERRLVWRVWVLADAPLGVTLSGAAYEDNPLWYANRTFRRLTGYTMAELYDRNPRLLQGPDTEAEAVASLHAGLRGWEPVTADLWNYRRDGTRFRNRVSLLPVFDETGTVTHWFGVQGRLEREG; encoded by the coding sequence ATGCAGTCGATCCGCGAGCGACTCCTCGGGACCCTCGACAGCGACCCGTCGACGTTCCGCGAGCGGGCCGTTCGAATCGATGGGCACCGGACGGCCGGGACCGGTGCGGTCCCGGCGTTCGACTCCGTCGACGGCTCTGGGGTCCCCGGGTGGGCGGACCTGCTCGAACGGGAGCGCCGCCTCGTCTGGCGTGTGTGGGTGCTCGCCGACGCGCCGCTCGGCGTGACGCTGTCGGGGGCGGCCTACGAGGACAATCCGCTGTGGTACGCGAACCGGACGTTCCGGCGGCTCACCGGCTACACGATGGCCGAGTTGTACGACCGGAACCCACGGCTCCTACAGGGGCCGGACACGGAGGCCGAGGCCGTCGCCAGCCTGCACGCCGGACTCCGCGGGTGGGAGCCGGTCACGGCCGACCTGTGGAACTACCGCCGCGATGGCACGCGCTTTCGCAACCGCGTGTCGCTCCTGCCCGTCTTCGACGAGACGGGGACGGTGACCCACTGGTTCGGCGTGCAGGGTCGCCTGGAGAGGGAGGGATGA
- a CDS encoding permease — protein MNLKTFSLGAASAVTTFLVVGAVTIAVLSGPFGESPGVGILGVLAGFVVGLGAGVVVAAFAGRLSGAARAALVTYATFGVAFLAIAALQYVNVPGADAVFTFPIHLAVSALLALAAGAAVFGRFGRTPGRKPSV, from the coding sequence ATGAACCTCAAGACCTTCTCGCTGGGTGCGGCGAGCGCCGTCACCACCTTCCTCGTCGTCGGTGCGGTCACCATCGCGGTGCTGAGTGGTCCGTTCGGCGAGTCGCCGGGCGTCGGTATCCTCGGCGTCCTCGCCGGCTTCGTCGTCGGACTCGGCGCCGGTGTCGTCGTCGCGGCGTTCGCCGGGCGTCTCTCCGGCGCGGCGCGGGCGGCGCTCGTCACCTACGCCACGTTCGGGGTCGCGTTCCTCGCCATCGCGGCGCTCCAGTACGTCAACGTCCCCGGGGCGGACGCGGTGTTCACCTTCCCGATCCACCTCGCGGTGAGCGCGCTCCTCGCGCTGGCCGCCGGGGCCGCCGTCTTCGGCCGGTTCGGACGGACGCCCGGCCGGAAGCCGAGCGTCTGA
- a CDS encoding sensor histidine kinase, giving the protein MYRAIGATRAPPGSTVGSAGGALDSVAQSTVGDPTWPVALYTPLAFAAAVLSVGFAVVLWRSRRAPGALALLALALGAAWWSLTYGLEQSVSAFGAKLLLGRLSYLGIVTVPVAWFAFALAYTGRHHHLTRVAVALLAAPAVVTAFLPWASGSNDLFWASTTLAPGGTGEVLALTYGPLFWIWSTYAYVLLGAGTVLLLRSVPTGVRVFRAQTALLLVGVGAPWLANVAYLLRLSPGALDFTPIAFVVSAVALGGGLRRYRLFAVNPAARAAARDQLVEGMADPVVVLTPDGLVVDLNASARSVLGTEGTDPVGAPVTDVAPDLAAVLPDGGTDPHSEVGVLTTADPTRHYEVRVAALSGDGPRSVGRLVTLRDVTERRRRELRLAVLNRVLRHDLRNDLSVMAGYARLLRDLDGAEEYATVISERAAGSLDLVETVRDVEQTLEHGAPTCSPIDIVGVVDEQVRAARRSHPEAEVETALPAAERVLATDLVSSAVDNLVENAIEHNDADRPWVRVSVVRTEREGRPWVEVRVTDDGPTIPERDRAVLVGGDGATLEEASGLGLWLVNWIVAESGGEVEYESNDPRGNVVVVRLPAAEPGGGEGDEGGTDDERDPDLTGTDARQAIPVERSRSSGRPADGTPSRSTAVD; this is encoded by the coding sequence GTGTATCGTGCTATCGGAGCGACACGAGCGCCGCCCGGCAGCACCGTCGGGAGCGCCGGCGGAGCTCTCGATAGCGTCGCCCAGTCGACGGTGGGTGATCCCACGTGGCCGGTGGCCCTCTACACGCCGCTGGCGTTCGCGGCGGCCGTCCTCTCCGTCGGGTTCGCGGTGGTGCTGTGGCGCTCGCGCCGGGCACCGGGGGCGCTGGCGTTGCTGGCGCTGGCGCTGGGTGCGGCGTGGTGGTCGCTGACCTACGGGCTGGAACAGTCGGTGTCGGCCTTCGGCGCGAAGCTCCTGCTCGGGCGGCTCTCGTACCTCGGCATCGTCACCGTCCCGGTCGCGTGGTTCGCGTTCGCGCTGGCGTACACCGGCCGACACCACCACCTGACCCGCGTGGCCGTCGCCCTGCTGGCCGCCCCCGCCGTCGTCACGGCGTTCCTGCCGTGGGCGAGCGGGAGCAACGACCTCTTCTGGGCGTCGACGACGCTCGCACCCGGTGGCACCGGGGAGGTGCTGGCACTCACGTACGGCCCCCTGTTCTGGATCTGGTCGACGTACGCCTACGTCCTCCTCGGGGCGGGGACGGTGCTGTTGCTCCGGTCGGTGCCGACCGGCGTCCGCGTGTTCCGGGCGCAGACGGCGCTCCTCCTCGTCGGCGTGGGTGCCCCGTGGTTGGCGAACGTCGCCTACCTCCTGCGGCTCTCCCCGGGCGCCCTCGACTTCACTCCCATCGCGTTCGTCGTCTCCGCGGTCGCACTCGGCGGGGGCCTCCGGCGCTATCGCCTGTTCGCCGTCAACCCCGCGGCCCGAGCGGCCGCCCGCGACCAGCTCGTCGAGGGGATGGCCGACCCGGTCGTCGTCCTCACCCCCGACGGCCTCGTGGTGGACCTGAACGCCAGCGCTCGGTCGGTGCTCGGCACCGAGGGGACCGACCCCGTCGGTGCGCCGGTGACGGACGTGGCCCCCGACCTCGCCGCGGTGCTCCCCGACGGCGGGACCGACCCGCACAGCGAGGTGGGCGTGTTGACCACGGCGGACCCGACGCGACACTACGAGGTGCGGGTCGCGGCGCTCTCCGGCGACGGACCGAGGAGCGTCGGGCGGCTCGTCACGCTCCGGGACGTGACCGAGCGCCGTCGCCGCGAACTCCGGCTCGCCGTCCTCAACCGGGTCCTGCGTCACGACCTGCGCAACGATCTCAGCGTGATGGCCGGCTACGCCCGACTCCTCCGTGACCTCGACGGCGCCGAGGAGTACGCCACGGTCATCTCGGAGCGGGCCGCCGGCTCACTCGATCTCGTCGAGACGGTCCGTGACGTCGAGCAGACGCTGGAGCACGGCGCCCCGACCTGCTCGCCGATCGACATCGTCGGCGTCGTCGACGAGCAGGTGCGGGCCGCCCGCCGCTCGCACCCCGAGGCCGAGGTGGAGACGGCGCTCCCCGCGGCCGAGCGCGTCCTCGCGACCGACCTCGTCTCCTCGGCCGTCGACAACCTCGTCGAGAACGCCATCGAGCACAACGACGCCGACCGGCCGTGGGTCCGGGTGTCGGTCGTCCGGACCGAACGCGAGGGCCGGCCGTGGGTCGAGGTGCGCGTCACCGACGACGGGCCGACCATCCCCGAGCGCGACCGGGCGGTCCTCGTCGGCGGCGACGGCGCGACGCTCGAGGAGGCGAGCGGCCTGGGGCTGTGGCTGGTGAACTGGATCGTCGCCGAGTCCGGCGGCGAGGTCGAGTACGAATCCAACGACCCACGTGGGAACGTCGTCGTCGTCCGCCTCCCGGCGGCCGAACCCGGTGGCGGCGAGGGAGACGAGGGCGGGACCGACGACGAACGCGACCCCGACCTCACGGGCACGGACGCGCGACAGGCGATTCCGGTCGAGCGGTCGCGGTCGTCGGGGCGGCCGGCCGACGGCACCCCGTCGCGGTCGACGGCCGTGGACTGA
- a CDS encoding PQQ-dependent sugar dehydrogenase has translation MQRRRYLALAGAAGLGSLAGCLGALRGDGTRSPTPDAANTAVEVALDGLSSPWGLAFLPDESGLLVTEQGGRLLLADPATGDRTALSGVPEVHARGQGGLLDVTTHPEFESNGLVYLTYSVSGEGGSSTRLGRGRLDRENGRLTDFEPLYTARPFVQSSGHYGSRVVFDREGYVYVSVGDRQFKNFGPDHVGQTLDDDLGSVLRLHDDGSIPADNPFVSDPEASDAIWTYGNRNPQGLTVHPDTGEVWETEFGERDGDEINVLERGANYGWPVADNSCGYGSNDPVGVSHDEREDVVAPVYGWPCGTGGFPPSGATFYDGDAFPEWRGDLFVAGLAGRYLAHFTVDGRAVTEVGSLLADRDQRIRDVTVSPVTGHLYAAVDAGDAPVLRVVPG, from the coding sequence ATGCAACGACGACGGTACCTCGCGCTCGCGGGGGCGGCCGGCCTCGGCTCGCTCGCCGGCTGTCTCGGCGCCCTCCGTGGCGACGGTACCCGGTCCCCGACGCCCGACGCGGCCAACACGGCGGTCGAGGTGGCGCTCGACGGCCTCTCGAGCCCGTGGGGGCTGGCGTTCCTCCCCGACGAGTCCGGCCTGCTCGTCACCGAACAGGGCGGTCGGCTCCTGCTCGCCGACCCGGCCACGGGTGACCGGACCGCGCTCTCCGGCGTCCCCGAGGTCCACGCCCGCGGACAGGGCGGTCTGCTCGACGTGACGACCCACCCCGAGTTCGAGTCGAACGGGCTGGTCTACCTCACCTACTCGGTCTCTGGCGAGGGCGGGTCCTCGACCCGTCTCGGCCGCGGGCGTCTGGACCGCGAGAACGGGCGTCTCACCGACTTCGAGCCGCTCTACACCGCCCGGCCGTTCGTCCAGTCGAGCGGGCACTACGGCTCGCGCGTCGTCTTCGACCGCGAGGGCTACGTCTACGTCAGTGTCGGCGACCGGCAGTTCAAGAACTTCGGCCCGGACCACGTCGGCCAGACGCTCGACGACGACCTCGGGTCCGTGCTACGCCTGCACGACGACGGCTCCATCCCCGCGGACAACCCCTTCGTCTCCGACCCGGAGGCGAGCGACGCGATATGGACCTACGGCAACCGGAACCCGCAGGGACTGACCGTCCACCCCGACACCGGCGAGGTGTGGGAGACGGAGTTCGGCGAGCGCGACGGCGACGAGATCAACGTCCTCGAACGCGGGGCCAACTACGGCTGGCCGGTCGCCGACAACTCCTGTGGCTACGGCTCGAACGACCCGGTCGGCGTCTCGCACGACGAGCGCGAGGACGTGGTCGCCCCCGTCTACGGCTGGCCCTGCGGCACCGGCGGGTTCCCACCCAGCGGCGCCACCTTCTACGACGGCGACGCCTTCCCCGAGTGGCGGGGCGACCTGTTCGTCGCCGGGCTGGCCGGGCGCTATCTGGCACACTTCACCGTCGACGGCCGGGCGGTGACCGAGGTCGGCTCCCTGCTCGCCGACCGCGACCAGCGCATCCGGGACGTGACCGTCTCGCCGGTGACGGGCCACCTCTACGCGGCCGTGGACGCCGGCGACGCGCCCGTCCTCCGCGTCGTGCCGGGGTGA
- a CDS encoding MATE family efflux transporter, which produces MSWLRRLAGLLAGANVIAEPRLAETVDLSWPRVVTGFAIMSKRTVDLAIVGIAVGAEAVAGLTVANAFWTVGKLAFIGLAGGTLALVSQNYGGGENDRARAVVVASLALAAALSIPVAALFGLGARPLVDVVGSAPDAARYGAIYLAFVAPGLVFEALNLVASRTYAGVGDTRTPMAIRAAGAALNVVLSATFVFGLGMGVAGAGLGTALATGLVAVIFAWGMVGRSYGGRGASPIPVGLGPWPERDLLGQLGRVSAPLVARRVAQGVAVFPLLAIAATFGSVVLAAVGVARQVRQLLGSFTWGFSIASSTLVGQALGAADEPLALAYGREITKLSLVVYTLAAVAVVALADPVAAVFVDDGAVAVTATFVAVAALSSIPLGVDGSVTGALRGAGDTRVPFLATLAGLYLVTLPVAWLGTVTALGPTALLLALLAETGVPVLVNVARFRTGAWLTVSRAYRPGGEGDAETGD; this is translated from the coding sequence GTGTCCTGGCTCCGCCGACTGGCCGGTCTGCTCGCCGGCGCGAACGTCATCGCGGAGCCGCGGCTGGCGGAGACGGTCGACCTCTCGTGGCCCCGTGTGGTCACCGGCTTCGCCATCATGTCGAAACGCACCGTCGACCTCGCCATCGTCGGCATCGCGGTGGGCGCCGAGGCCGTCGCCGGTCTCACCGTCGCCAACGCGTTCTGGACGGTCGGGAAACTCGCGTTCATCGGGCTGGCCGGTGGGACGCTCGCGCTCGTCTCACAGAACTACGGTGGTGGCGAGAACGACCGCGCCCGTGCGGTGGTCGTCGCCAGCCTCGCGCTCGCGGCGGCGCTCTCGATACCGGTCGCAGCCCTGTTCGGCCTCGGCGCCCGGCCGCTCGTCGACGTCGTGGGGAGCGCCCCCGACGCGGCCCGCTACGGCGCCATCTACCTCGCCTTCGTCGCGCCTGGCCTCGTCTTCGAGGCGCTGAACCTCGTCGCCTCGCGGACCTACGCCGGCGTCGGCGACACCCGCACCCCGATGGCCATCCGGGCCGCCGGCGCCGCCCTCAACGTCGTCCTCAGCGCGACGTTCGTCTTCGGCCTCGGGATGGGCGTCGCGGGTGCCGGTCTGGGGACGGCGCTCGCCACCGGTCTCGTCGCCGTCATCTTCGCGTGGGGGATGGTCGGCCGGAGCTACGGCGGCCGTGGTGCCAGCCCCATCCCGGTCGGTCTCGGCCCGTGGCCGGAGCGCGACCTCCTCGGACAGCTGGGACGGGTCTCCGCTCCGCTCGTCGCCCGCCGGGTCGCACAGGGCGTCGCCGTGTTCCCGCTGCTGGCCATCGCCGCGACGTTCGGTTCGGTCGTCCTCGCCGCCGTGGGGGTCGCCCGACAGGTTCGCCAGTTGCTCGGGAGCTTCACGTGGGGGTTCTCCATCGCCTCCTCGACGCTCGTCGGGCAGGCGCTCGGCGCGGCGGACGAACCGCTGGCGCTGGCCTACGGCCGCGAGATAACGAAGCTCTCGCTCGTCGTCTACACGCTGGCGGCGGTGGCCGTCGTCGCGCTCGCGGACCCCGTCGCGGCCGTCTTCGTCGACGACGGCGCCGTCGCGGTGACCGCCACGTTCGTCGCTGTCGCGGCGCTCTCGTCCATCCCGCTCGGGGTCGACGGCTCCGTGACGGGCGCGCTGCGCGGCGCCGGCGACACGCGCGTCCCGTTCCTCGCCACGCTCGCCGGACTCTACCTCGTCACGCTCCCGGTGGCGTGGCTCGGGACGGTGACGGCGCTCGGGCCGACCGCACTCCTGCTCGCGCTGCTGGCCGAGACGGGCGTCCCCGTCCTCGTCAACGTCGCACGGTTCCGGACCGGCGCGTGGCTGACCGTGAGCCGCGCCTACCGGCCCGGGGGTGAGGGCGACGCCGAGACCGGCGACTGA